The genomic DNA CCCCATAAAGTTTTTTTGGCATACCCCTACCCTAAATTATAAAGCAAAAAACCATAAATGAATAGTTTTATAAATTATAAAAGAAATAGATATTATTATCTTGATTAGTATGCCTGAACATTATTCGGGAATAAAAAAAGTCAACCTTCTGATTAACAGATGACTGACCTTGTTTTTAGTAGCGGGAACTGGACTCGAACCAGTGACCTTCGGGTTATGAGCCCGACGAGCTACCTACTGCTCTATCCCGCGATATTGGACTGCAAATATACAATCCTTTTTAAGTATAACAAGCATAAAATAAAAAAAAATTATTGTTCGATGCTACTTACCTGAAAATCTATTAATTCTGAATTTAAAAATTTAAGAGACACTTGAATAGGGTTGCAACAAACTTCACAATCTTCAATATAGGATTGTTGAAATATAGAGTTATCTATTAAGATCGAAATCTTCTCCCAGCAATATGGACATGTAAAAAAGTGTTCTAACATAACTATAGAACTAAAAAAGCCAACAATATTGTTGACTTTTTTAGCAAATAATATTTGATTAAATATAATTATTCTTTTTCAAGGTCCATAGTTGCTGTAGCGTTTTGCATTTCTAGATGCACTAAACTTGGTGGGTTTTTACCAGAAATACTAATAAATTCTTGATTTAAATTATTATCACTTACCATCATAGTATTTAACTTAGTTAAGTTCATTAACTCCATTGGCAAGTCGCCAGTAAATTGGTTTGTAGACAATAATAATTCTTCTAAATCCGTTAATTGTGCTATTTCTACTGGAATCTCACCTTCCATTTTATTATCCATGAGGCTTAACTTTTGCAACTTAGATAAAGCAAATATTTCCCTTGGAATGTTACCTGTTAAATAATTACTTCCTAATAAAAGTTCTTTTAAGTTAGTTAAACTCATTAATGATTCTGGAATATTACCAGCAAATTTATTACTGTAAAGTTTTAAAGCTTCTAACTTCTTTAATTCCCCAAGTTCTGGAGGAATTTCTCCTTCAAAATTATTCATAAATAATTCTAAAGATGTTAATTCTTTTAAATTCTTCAAGCTCGACGGCAACTTCCCTCTTAATTTGTTAAAACCTAAGTTAAGTTTTTTTACATGTATTAAGTTACCTATTTCTTCTGGTAACTCTCCTTGAAGATTGTTGAATTGTAAACTAATTTCAACTACTTTATTATCTTCTACTTTAATACCATACCAAGTATCTATAGGACTTTCTAAATCCCAAGTAGCACTCCACTCAGCTCCCTTGGTCGTGTTGTATATAGCAATTAATGCATCTTTTTCTGTTGAGGAAACATTAGCAAAAGAATAAGCCGTTACAA from Flavivirga abyssicola includes the following:
- a CDS encoding Two component regulator three Y domain protein, giving the protein MKTLKLLVICLFVTAYSFANVSSTEKDALIAIYNTTKGAEWSATWDLESPIDTWYGIKVEDNKVVEISLQFNNLQGELPEEIGNLIHVKKLNLGFNKLRGKLPSSLKNLKELTSLELFMNNFEGEIPPELGELKKLEALKLYSNKFAGNIPESLMSLTNLKELLLGSNYLTGNIPREIFALSKLQKLSLMDNKMEGEIPVEIAQLTDLEELLLSTNQFTGDLPMELMNLTKLNTMMVSDNNLNQEFISISGKNPPSLVHLEMQNATATMDLEKE
- a CDS encoding CPXCG motif-containing cysteine-rich protein, with protein sequence MLEHFFTCPYCWEKISILIDNSIFQQSYIEDCEVCCNPIQVSLKFLNSELIDFQVSSIEQ